CCCCAGGACTTTGTGACAATATCGAAGTCCCATTCCCGCAATCTGTTCTCGTATTGGGTCGGATCGACCGTGCGCACGCTCACCGCGATGCCGAGCCGCTCCAGCGACGGCTTGTAGAACAGCGTGATCCGCTCGAAGCTGGGATCCGAGTTCAGCAATTCGAGGGTGAACTGGGCGCCGGTCTTGACGTCGACCAGCTTGCGGTCGCGCACCTCGTAGCCGGCCTCCTTGAACAGGCGCAGCGCCTCGCGGAGATTATCGCGCACGGCTTCCGGATTGCCGCCGACCGGATTGGTGTAGGCCGTGGTGAAGACTTCGGGCGGGACCTGGGCGCGGACGGTCTCGAGGATCTCGAGCTCCTTGCCCTGCGGCACGCCGGTTGCCATCAGATCTTCGATGCCGTCGAAATAGCTGCTGACGCGCTTGTACTGGCCGAAGAAGATCTGCTTGTTCATCTCCTCGAAGTCGAACGCATAGTTGAGCGCACGCCGCACGCGCGGATCGCTGAACTTGCCGCGGCGCAGGTTCGGCACGAAGGCCTGCATCACGCCCGAGCTGCGATTGGCGAATTCTTCGAGGATCACGCGCTTTTCGGTCACGGCCGGGAAGTCGTAGGCGGTCGCCCAGTTCTTCGCGCTGTTCTCCGCACGCCAATCGACCTGGTCGGCCTTGAAAGCCTCGATCGCCACGGTGGCGTCGCGGAAATATTCGTAGCGCAGCTCGTCGAAATTGTTGCGACCCACATTGGCAGGCAGATCGCGGCCCCAATAGTCCTTGACGCGCTCCAGCGCGATCGATCGTCCCGCCACGAAGTCCTTGATCTTGTAGGGACCGGAGCCGAGCGGAACTTCGAGCGTGGTCGCGGAGACATCGCGCTTGCGGCCCTGCGCGTCCGTCCCCTCCCACCAATGCTTCGGCAGGACCGTGAGCTGCCCCACGATCTGCGGCAGCTCGCGGTTGCCCGGCGCGTCGAATACGAACTTCACCTCGCGCTCGCCAACCTTCTCGGCCTTCAGCACGTGGCTGTAATAGGCCGAGTACATCGGGTGATGCTTCTTGAAGGAATCCAGCGAGAAGATCACGTCCTCCGCGGTAACAGGCTTGCCGTCGTGCCATTTGGCCTGCGGCCGCAAACGGTAGGTGACGAAGGCGAAATCGTCCGGGTGGCTGACGGCCTCGGCCAGCGCGCCGTATTCGGTCGAGACTTCGTCGAGCGAGGCCGTCGTGAGGGACTCGTAGATGAATGCGACAGCGCCGGCGACCTGGCCCTTCACGCCCGACACGACGATGTTGAAATTGTCGAAGGTGCCGACGGCGATCTGGCGGGCGATGCCGCCCTTGGGCGCTTCCGGATTGACATAATCGAAGCGCTTGAAATCAGCGGGGTACTTGACCTTCCCGAACAGGGACAGCGCGTGGCGCCAAGGCAGCTCATTCGCCGATTGCGCCGCGGCACTGCCGACGACGGAAAGGCCCGCTACGGAACCGAGGGCGGGAAGCGCTGCGGCCGCAGTGCCGGTGAGCAGGAGATCGCGTCGGGTAATGGCCAAATCAACATCCCTGTCTTGAAGGAGGCTACTCCTTTAAGTTCGCAATATAGGCGAGGTTTCGACCGAATATGTTGCTTTTTCCTCATCTTGGAAGCCCCGGCCGCCGATCGGATGCGGCCAAACGCCCCGATAAATTCACTGGGAGGGCCGGATAAGGAAACGGCCAGGCTCTTCAGCCCGGCCGCATTTTCAGAGACAGGTTGTTGAAGCTTTACTTCGCCGCCGTTGGCAGCGGCTGGGGTTTCTCCGACAGCGAATTCAGGTAGGCAATGACGTCGGCCCGCTCGGAATCCTTCTGGATGCCGGCAAATCCCATCGCGGTACCCGGGACAAAGCCCTTCGGATTGGCGATGAACTTGTTGAGGTCATCGAACGTCCAGTTGCCGCCCTTGCCCTTGAGGGCCGCCGAGAAGTTGAAGCCGCCGCGGCCCTGGCCCTTTGGCTCGCCGACGACGCCATAGAGGTTGGGACCGACGCGATTCGGGCCACCCTTTTCGAAGGTGTGGCAGGCGCCGCACTTCTTGGCGGCGGCAGAGCCCTTTTCGACGGAGGCGGTCTGGAGCAGCTTTTCGATCGGTTCGGACGCTGCCGCGGCGGCGGCGCCTTCCTTGCCGTGGCCGGCATCTTCCTTCACGGCGATCTCGAAGCCGGGCTTTTCCGGCATCTTGGGCGAGAAAAGAGCCTGGGCGGTAAAGCTGGTCACCAGGAGAAAGAGACAGGTACCGAGCACGGCACCCATGATCTTATTGAGTTCGAAAGAGTCCATTTCCGGCCAGGCCCCACCGCAAGAAGGAAACAGCGGCGCAATCGGCCGCCAGGACGAGCCTCGGGAGAATCAAACGTATCCTATAGTTTCCCCGAGTTTTGCCATTGAGATATCGGTTTGCCCGGGGTCTGGCAACCCGTATAAGCGACCCGGCTTTCAACCCGTCCCACCTCCATTTCTCGGCGCGGAAAACGCCCTGTTTGCAGGCTCTTGACCCGATGATCGACCCTCGCATCCTGGTGCTGATCCCGGCCCGCATGGCCGCCACCCGCCTGCCCGGCAAGCCGCTCGCCGACATCGCGGGCCAGCCGATGATCGTGCATGTGCTGCGCCGCGCCGAGGCCGCCGGTATCGGCCGGGTCGCGGTCGCAACCGATACGCCGGAGATCGCCTCGGTCGTGACGGCCCATGGCGGCGAAGCCGTGATGACGCGCGCCGACCACCCCTCCGGTTCGGACCGCATCCACGAGGCCATGCAGAAGCTCGACCCGGACGGCAAGGCCGAGATCGTGATCAACCTGCAGGGCGATTTCCCGACCATCACGCCGCAGACCATCCGCGAGGTGCTGCCGCCCTTTTCCGAACCCGCGGTCGACATCGTGACGCTGGCCTCGCAAATCCACACCGAGGAGGAGGACCTCGCCCCCAGCGTCGTGAAGGCCATCGGCTCGCCGATCGGGCCGCGGCGGCTGCGGGCACTCTATTTTACCCGCGCCACAGCCCCTTACGGCAATGGACCGCGTTACCACCACATCGGCCTCTATGCTTACCGCCGCGCGGCGCTGGAACGGTTCGTGGCACTGCCGCCTTCGCCGCTGGAGCGTCAGGAAAGCCTGGAGCAGCTCCGGGCGGTCGAAGCCGGCATGCGCATCGACATCATGATCGTCGACAGCGTACCTCGCGGCGTCGACACGCCGCCTGATCTCGAAACCGCGCGCAGCATCCTTTCCAAATCCTGAGCGGCTGGTACAAGGCGCCGCAGGAGCACTTTTAAGACATGAGCAAGCTGAAAATCGCATTCCAGGGCGAGCCCGGAGCCAATTCCCACATCGCCATCGTCGAAGCCTATCCCGACGCCGAGCCGATGCCCTGTGCCACCTTCGAGGATGCGCTGTCTGCGATCTCGTCGGGCGAGGCCGATCTCGGCATGATCCCGATCGAGAACTCGGTCGCCGGCCGCGTCGCCGACATCCATCATCTCTTGCCGGCCTCCGGTCTCTTCATCATCGGCGAGTGGTTTCTCCCCGTTCGGCATCAGCTGATGGCGGTGAAGGGCACCAGGCTCGACGACATCAAGAGCGTCGAGAGCCATGTGCATGCGCTCGGCCAGTGCCGCCGCATCATCCGCAAGCTCGGCATCAAGCCGATCGTGCACGCCGACACTGCCGGCAGCGCCCGCGACATCTCGGAACGCAAGGACAAGACGGTCGCCGCGATCGCCTCGCGCCTCGCCGCCAAGATCTATGGCCTCGACATCCTCGCCGAGGACATCGAGGACGAGGCCCACAACACGACGCGCTTCGTGGTGCTGGCGCGCGAGCCGAAATGGGCCGCGCAAGGCACGGGTCCGCTGGTCACGACCTTCGTCTTCCGGGTGCGCAATTTGCCGGCCGCGCTGTACAAGGCACTCGGCGGCTTTGCCACCAACGGCGTCAACATGACCAAGCTGGAAAGCTACATGGTCGACGGCAATTTCTTCGCCACGCAGTTCTATGCCGACGTCGATGGCCACCCCGAGGACAAGGGGCTCGCCTTCGCCATCGAGGAGCTGAAATTCTTCTCGCGCGAATTCCGCATCGTCGGCGTCTATCCGGGCCATCCGTTCCGCGCGACGTTCAGCGAAGCACAGTAGGATTGAACTCGTGTCCCGGACGCGCGAAGCGCGAGCCGGAGCACGAGGGCGGGTTATGCGACTTCGCTTTTCGCCAGCCCAAACGCCTCCGCCAGCAGCGAATACGACTTCTTTCGCGCCTCGTGGTCATACACGGCGGTGATCACCATCAATTCGTCCGGCTTGCTCGCGTCGATCAGCGGCTGCAGCTTCCTCCGCACCGTCGCGGGGCTGCCGACGAACAGGCGGGAGCGGTTGCGGAGGATCGAGGTGCGCTCGGCGTCGGAGTAAGGATAGGCCAGCGCCTCCTCGACGCTCGGCAGCGGCAGATACTGACCGCGGTCGCGGCGCAGCCGGTTGAGGTCGAACGAAGAGGCGAGACGTTCGGCTTCCTCATCGGTATCGGCCGCGATGGCCGCGACTGCGAGGATCGCGTGCGGACTCGCACGCCAGGCCGACGGCTGGAAGCGGTTGCGGTAATGCACCATCGCATCGATCGCATCGTGGGACGCGAAATGATGGGCGAAGGCGAAGCCCATGCCGACTTGCGCGGCCAGCTCCGAGGAATAATCGCTGGAGCCGAGCAGCCAGATCGGCGGCAAAGCGGTGTCGTCAGGCATGGCGACGACATTGTTGTAGGGGTGGCCTGCAGGGAATTCGCGCGTCTGCCACAGAATCAGTTCGTGGAGCCGCTCCAGGAAATCGTCGCCTTCGCCGCGGTCGAGCCGGCTGCGCAGCGCGTAAGCCGTTGCTCCGTCGGTGCCGGGCGCACGGCCGAGGCCGAGGTCGATGCGGCCGGGAAACAGCGCCTCCAGCATCTTGAAGCGCTCGGCCACCACCAGCGGCGCGTGATTGGGCAGCATCACCCCGCCGGAGCCGACGCGGATATGCTTCGTCACGGCGGCGATCTGTCCGATCATGACGTCGGGCGCGGGGCTCGCGACCGAGGCGAGATTGTGGTGCTCGGCGAGCCAGTAGCGGACATAGCCAAGCCCGTCGACGTGGCGGGCCAGATCAATGCTGTTGCGCAGCGCCGCGGCAGGCCTGGTGCCCGTGGTGACGACGGAGAGGTCGAGGACGGAAAGCGGAATCATGGCGCGCTAAGTTAGTTGCGGGCGGCGACGCGGCAATGGGTCGGCTGCGCAGGTCTGACGTGTGCGGGCGGCGGACGGCCATCTGGTGGACGTTGGGACAGTTGACAGAGGCATGACCGTAAAATCATTCTGCCCACCTTCATTCTCGGCGTGCATCATGATGACGGCAGTCATATTTTATTGAATTTTCACGATATTTTAGACCAATCTCACCTCCCACAGCTCAGTCCCAGGATAACGATACTCAGAGGAATTCGCGTTAAGTGGGCCACTTCCCATCCGCGATGGGCTGTAGATCAAACTGCCTTTGCCGTATCTTAGGTCATCCAAGCGAGAACCTGACCGTCGGCCGCCGAAACCCGGCGACAAATCTGGAGTGAGTGGGGCCATGACCGATCTGACGATTCCTGCCCGCGCCGACGGGCAAGACGGGCACCTGAAGCGGCCTGCGATCTCCTTCGAGTTCTTTCCGCCGAAGACGGAAGAGATGGAGCGCAATCTCTGGGAGACCATCAACCGGCTCGCCCCGCTCGACCCGAAATTCGTGTCGGTGACTTACGGCGCCGGCGGCTCGACCCGCGAGCGGACGCACTCCACCATCTCGCGTATTCTGAAGGAGACCGCGCTGCTGCCGGCGGCGCATCTGACCTGCGTCGGCGCCTCGCGCGGCGAGATCGACGAGATCGTCGACCGCTATCACGAGGTCGGCGTCCGCCACATCGTGGGCCTGCGCGGCGATCCCGCCGGCGGCATCGGCACGCCCTATGCCAGCCATCCCGACGGCTACCAGAGCTCGGCGGAGCTCGTCGCGGGGATCAAGAAGCGGCATGCCGATATCGAGGTGTCGGTCTCGGCCTATCCCGAGAAGCACCCGGAGGCGCGCGACTTCGACGCCGACATCGACACACTGAAGGCCAAGGTCGACGCCGGCGCGAGCCGCGCGATCACCCAGGTGTTCTTCGACAATGATCTCTACTTCCGCTATCTCGACCGCGTCCGCGCCCGCGGCATCAGCATTCCGATCGTGCCGGGCATCATGCCCATGCACAATTTCAAGCAGGCGCGCAATTTCGTCACCCGCGCCGGCACCACCGTGCCCGACTGGTTCGCCGCGAAGTTCGAGGGCCTCGATGACGACGCCGAGACCCGCAAGCTGGTGGCTGCGACGGTCGCCGCCGGCCAGGTGCAGAAGCTCGCCAAGCACGGCGTCGACACCTTCCATTTCTACACCATGAACCGCGCCGATCTCGTGTTCGCGATCAGCCATTTGCTCGGCATCCGCGCCAAGAGCGCGCAGAAGGCGGCTTAAGACACCATGACCGTATCCACCTCTCCGAAGCGAACTGCCCTGCTCAACGCCGCGCGCCAACGCATTCTCGTGCTCGACGGCGCCATGGGCACGATGATCCAGAACCTCCAGTTCGACGAGGCCGCCTTCCGCGGCGAGCGCTTCAAGAACTTCCATCGCGACCTGCGCGGCAACAACGACCTGCTGATCCTGACGCAGCCGCAGGCGATCGAGGACATCCACGCGGCGTATTTGCGTGCCGGCGCCGACATCGTCGCCACCAACACCTTCTCCACGACCTCGATCGCGCAGGCCGATTACGACCTCACCGACATCGTCTACGAGATGGCGCGCGAAGGCGCCCGCCTCGCCGGCAATGCCGCAAGGCGCGTCGAAGCCGAGGACGGCAAGCCGCGCTTCGTCGCGGGCGCCATCGGCCCGACCAACCGCACCGCCTCGATCTCGCCCGACGTGTCCAATCCCGGCTACCGCGCCGTCACCTTCGACGATCTGCGCAAGTCCTATGGCGAGCAGATCAACGGCATGCTCGACGGCGGCGTCGACCTGCTGCTGGTCGAAACCATCTTCGATACGCTGAACGCCAAGGCGGCGCTTTATGCGATCGCCGAGATCACCGAAGAACGCGGCATCGACATGCCCGTGATGGTGTCGGGCACCATCACCGACAAGTCCGGCCGCCTGCTCTCGGGCCAGATGCCGGAGGCGTTCTGGAATTCGGTGCGCCACGCCAAGCCCATCACCATCGGCTTCAACTGCGCGCTCGGCGCCGAAGATTTGCGCGCGCATATCGCCGATATCGGCCGCGTCGCCGACACGCTCGTCTGCGCCTACCCCAATGCTGGCCTGCCCAACGAATTCGGCCAATATGACGAGACGCCCGAATACATGGCGCGCCTCGTCGGCGAGTTCGCACGCGACGGCCTCGTCAACATCGTAGGCGGCTGCTGCGGCACCACGCCGGACCATATCGCGGCGATCGCAGCTAGCGTCGCTCCGCACAAGCCGCGCACCGTGCCGGAGATTACGCCGCGACTGCGTCTCTCCGGCCTCGAGCCGTTTGTGCTGACGGACGCGATTCCTTTCGTCAATGTCGGCGAGCGCACCAACGTCACGGGCTCGGCCCGCTTCCGCAAGCTGATCACCGCCGGCGACTACACCGCCGCACTGCAGGTCGCACGCGACCAGGTCGAGAACGGCGCACAGATCATCGACGTCAACATGGACGAGGGGCTGCTCGATTCCGAAGCCGCGATGGTGACCTTCCTCAACCTCGTCGCCGCCGAGCCCGACATCGCCCGCGTCCCCGTCATGGTGGACTCTTCGAAATTCTCGGTGATCGAGGCCGGCCTGAAATGCGTGCAGGGCAAGCCGGTCGTCAACTCGATCTCGATGAAGGAAGGCGAGGAGAAGTTCATCCACGAGGCCAAGATTGCCCGTCGCCACGGCGCGGCCGTCGTCGTCATGGCGTTCGACGAGGTCGGCCAGGCCGATACGTTCGCGCGCAAAACCGAGATCTGCAAGCGCGCCTACGACATCCTGGTGAACAAGGTCGGCTTCCCGCCCGAGGACATCATCTTCGATCCCAACATTTTTGCGATCGCGACCGGCATCGAGGAGCACAACAATTACGGCGTCGACTTCATCGAGGCGACGCGCTGGATTCGCCAGAACCTGCCGGGCGCGCACATCTCCGGCGGCGTCTCCAACCTGTCGTTCTCGTTCCGCGGCAACGAGCCGGTGCGCGAGGCCATGCACTCGGTGTTCCTGTATCATGCCATCAAGGCCGGCATGGACATGGGCATCGTCAATGCCGGGCAGATGATCGTCTATGACGACATCGACCCCGAGCTGCGCCAGACCTGCGAGGACGTCGTCCTCAACCGCGATCCCGGTGCCTCCGAGCGGCTGCTGGCACTCGCCGAGAAGTTCCGCGGCAAGAAGACGGAGAGCAAGGAAGCCGATCTCGCCT
The nucleotide sequence above comes from Bradyrhizobium sp. NDS-1. Encoded proteins:
- a CDS encoding c-type cytochrome, with translation MDSFELNKIMGAVLGTCLFLLVTSFTAQALFSPKMPEKPGFEIAVKEDAGHGKEGAAAAAASEPIEKLLQTASVEKGSAAAKKCGACHTFEKGGPNRVGPNLYGVVGEPKGQGRGGFNFSAALKGKGGNWTFDDLNKFIANPKGFVPGTAMGFAGIQKDSERADVIAYLNSLSEKPQPLPTAAK
- a CDS encoding 3-deoxy-manno-octulosonate cytidylyltransferase; protein product: MIDPRILVLIPARMAATRLPGKPLADIAGQPMIVHVLRRAEAAGIGRVAVATDTPEIASVVTAHGGEAVMTRADHPSGSDRIHEAMQKLDPDGKAEIVINLQGDFPTITPQTIREVLPPFSEPAVDIVTLASQIHTEEEDLAPSVVKAIGSPIGPRRLRALYFTRATAPYGNGPRYHHIGLYAYRRAALERFVALPPSPLERQESLEQLRAVEAGMRIDIMIVDSVPRGVDTPPDLETARSILSKS
- a CDS encoding prephenate dehydratase; the encoded protein is MSKLKIAFQGEPGANSHIAIVEAYPDAEPMPCATFEDALSAISSGEADLGMIPIENSVAGRVADIHHLLPASGLFIIGEWFLPVRHQLMAVKGTRLDDIKSVESHVHALGQCRRIIRKLGIKPIVHADTAGSARDISERKDKTVAAIASRLAAKIYGLDILAEDIEDEAHNTTRFVVLAREPKWAAQGTGPLVTTFVFRVRNLPAALYKALGGFATNGVNMTKLESYMVDGNFFATQFYADVDGHPEDKGLAFAIEELKFFSREFRIVGVYPGHPFRATFSEAQ
- a CDS encoding extracellular solute-binding protein translates to MAITRRDLLLTGTAAAALPALGSVAGLSVVGSAAAQSANELPWRHALSLFGKVKYPADFKRFDYVNPEAPKGGIARQIAVGTFDNFNIVVSGVKGQVAGAVAFIYESLTTASLDEVSTEYGALAEAVSHPDDFAFVTYRLRPQAKWHDGKPVTAEDVIFSLDSFKKHHPMYSAYYSHVLKAEKVGEREVKFVFDAPGNRELPQIVGQLTVLPKHWWEGTDAQGRKRDVSATTLEVPLGSGPYKIKDFVAGRSIALERVKDYWGRDLPANVGRNNFDELRYEYFRDATVAIEAFKADQVDWRAENSAKNWATAYDFPAVTEKRVILEEFANRSSGVMQAFVPNLRRGKFSDPRVRRALNYAFDFEEMNKQIFFGQYKRVSSYFDGIEDLMATGVPQGKELEILETVRAQVPPEVFTTAYTNPVGGNPEAVRDNLREALRLFKEAGYEVRDRKLVDVKTGAQFTLELLNSDPSFERITLFYKPSLERLGIAVSVRTVDPTQYENRLREWDFDIVTKSWGESQSPGNEQRERWGAKNADIAGSDNIAGIKNPAVDKLIDRVIFAKDRDELVAATKALDRVLLWNHYVVPQWTYNKVRTARWDRFGRPAELPKYGLSGFPFIWWYDADKAARIAKKS
- the metH gene encoding methionine synthase; translation: MTVSTSPKRTALLNAARQRILVLDGAMGTMIQNLQFDEAAFRGERFKNFHRDLRGNNDLLILTQPQAIEDIHAAYLRAGADIVATNTFSTTSIAQADYDLTDIVYEMAREGARLAGNAARRVEAEDGKPRFVAGAIGPTNRTASISPDVSNPGYRAVTFDDLRKSYGEQINGMLDGGVDLLLVETIFDTLNAKAALYAIAEITEERGIDMPVMVSGTITDKSGRLLSGQMPEAFWNSVRHAKPITIGFNCALGAEDLRAHIADIGRVADTLVCAYPNAGLPNEFGQYDETPEYMARLVGEFARDGLVNIVGGCCGTTPDHIAAIAASVAPHKPRTVPEITPRLRLSGLEPFVLTDAIPFVNVGERTNVTGSARFRKLITAGDYTAALQVARDQVENGAQIIDVNMDEGLLDSEAAMVTFLNLVAAEPDIARVPVMVDSSKFSVIEAGLKCVQGKPVVNSISMKEGEEKFIHEAKIARRHGAAVVVMAFDEVGQADTFARKTEICKRAYDILVNKVGFPPEDIIFDPNIFAIATGIEEHNNYGVDFIEATRWIRQNLPGAHISGGVSNLSFSFRGNEPVREAMHSVFLYHAIKAGMDMGIVNAGQMIVYDDIDPELRQTCEDVVLNRDPGASERLLALAEKFRGKKTESKEADLAWREWPVEKRLSHSLVHGITEFIEEDTEEARKNSSRPLDVIEGPLMAGMNVVGDLFGDGKMFLPQVVKSARVMKQAVAWLMPFMEEEKARNLANGIGTEGSSSAGKIVLATVKGDVHDIGKNIVGIVLQCNNFEVIDLGVMVPAAKIVETVKAEKADIVGLSGLITPSLDEMAFFAGELQREGLKLPLLIGGATTSRVHTAVKIDPSYRAGPVVHVNDASRAVGVASSLLSPEKREAYAAEVRAEYAKISDAHLRAQADKKRLKLAAARANRVPVDFARSRPVKPTFLGIRSFDDYDLGELVPYIDWTPFFQTWELAGRFPAILDDAKVGEVARSLYDDARKMLDTIVKEKWFRARATIGFWPANAEGDDILLYADESRIKPIATLHTLRQQLEKREGRFNAALADFVAPPGVPDYVGGFVVTAGIGEDVVADRFKMANDDYSSILCKALADRLAEAFAERMHARVRREFWAYAPDEALSTEELILEKYQGIRPAPGYPAQPDHTEKATLFELLDAEATAGVKLTESFAMWPGSSVSGLYFANPESYYFGVGKIERDQVEDYAARKGMTVAETERWLAPVLNYIPSQQTDKAFAATPANDETSKDLASHPPGCTCAVHLVWQKKRAGAG
- the metF gene encoding methylenetetrahydrofolate reductase [NAD(P)H], producing the protein MTDLTIPARADGQDGHLKRPAISFEFFPPKTEEMERNLWETINRLAPLDPKFVSVTYGAGGSTRERTHSTISRILKETALLPAAHLTCVGASRGEIDEIVDRYHEVGVRHIVGLRGDPAGGIGTPYASHPDGYQSSAELVAGIKKRHADIEVSVSAYPEKHPEARDFDADIDTLKAKVDAGASRAITQVFFDNDLYFRYLDRVRARGISIPIVPGIMPMHNFKQARNFVTRAGTTVPDWFAAKFEGLDDDAETRKLVAATVAAGQVQKLAKHGVDTFHFYTMNRADLVFAISHLLGIRAKSAQKAA
- a CDS encoding LLM class flavin-dependent oxidoreductase, translating into MIPLSVLDLSVVTTGTRPAAALRNSIDLARHVDGLGYVRYWLAEHHNLASVASPAPDVMIGQIAAVTKHIRVGSGGVMLPNHAPLVVAERFKMLEALFPGRIDLGLGRAPGTDGATAYALRSRLDRGEGDDFLERLHELILWQTREFPAGHPYNNVVAMPDDTALPPIWLLGSSDYSSELAAQVGMGFAFAHHFASHDAIDAMVHYRNRFQPSAWRASPHAILAVAAIAADTDEEAERLASSFDLNRLRRDRGQYLPLPSVEEALAYPYSDAERTSILRNRSRLFVGSPATVRRKLQPLIDASKPDELMVITAVYDHEARKKSYSLLAEAFGLAKSEVA